The genomic DNA AAGCAGTCAGCGTGAAGACTCATGAGTTCGACAAAGACAATCCCCATATTACGTATGATCGACGATTCAACAAAGAAACGGATCTGGTCAAAATGCTGGCGATCGTGATGGCTTCTGGCTACAAAGGCTACTACGGCATCGAGTATGAAGGCAGCGAACTGGACGAATATGCTGGCATTCGCAAGTCTAAAGAAGCCCTCATGAGTTCATTCTATACAGTCTTTTTCGGCTGTTAATCGTCCTGTCGTTTCTAGACTGCATTCAACAGGATCGCCCCGAAAAATTCTTCCGGGGCGGGGCAGCCTTAAGAAGCAGATAAGGAATTTTGATCATCAAACTGAAGACCTCTTGTGGACTTCGTCCACCCAGATAGCGGAGCGATCTGGGCTATCCAATAATATGACAAATTATTTTTAACTTGAAACACATCGAAAGCTGACACCATGAGTGAAGAAGTAACTTACAATCCAGACACGCTCTGCTTACACGCTGGACAGGTGCCCGATCCCGCGACCAATTCGCGAGCAGTGCCGATTTACATGACGAGTTCTTACGTCTTTGACGATACCGATCACGCTGCTCGATTATTCGGCCTGCAGGAATTCGGTAATATCTACACCCGATTGATGAACCCGACCTGCGATGTTCTCGAAAAACGCCTGGCGGCACTGGAAGGGGGATCTGGAGCCCTGGCCCTGGCTTCGGGGTCGTCTGCTGTTACATATTCAATTTTGAATATCATGGGGCAGGGCAAGAATGTCGTTTCTTCATCGAGTTTATATGGTGGAACATACAATCTGTTCCATTACACACTTCCTAAAATGGGAATTGATTGCAAGTTTGTCGATCAGAACGATCCGGAGTCATTTCGATCTGCTATCGACGAAAATACCCGGGCGATTTTTCTGGAAACAATTGGTAACCCGCGAGCCGATGTTCCTGACTTTGAAGCGATTGCTGCAATCGCCCATGAAGCTGGGATTCCGTTGATTGTGGACAACACCACGGCTTCACCCTATTTGTGTCAGCCATTTAAGTGGGGAGCCGATATCGTGGTTCATTCCTGTACCAAGTTCATTGGCGGGCATGGCACTTCAATTGGCGGAATCTTGATCGAAAAAGGGGGATTTCCCTGGGATAACGGAAAATTTCCAGAGCTCACTGAACCCGAGCCGAGCTATCATGGCATGAAGTTTTTTGAAACCTTTGGACCAATGAACCTGGCTTATATTCTTAAAGCCCGTACTCAAATATTGCGAGATACCGGCGCAGCGATGAGTCCCTTCAATGCGTTTCAGTTTCTGCAGGGCTTGGAAACATTGCATCTGCGCATGCCACGCCACAGCGAGAATGCTCAGAAAGTGGCGGAGTTCCTGGCCGATCATCCGAAAGTTTCGTGGGTCAATCACACGGGCTTGCCAACGCATCCAAGTTATGAATTGGGACGCAAGTATTTGCCGAAGGGGAGCAGTGCCGTCTTTGGATTCGGAATTGCCGGGGATACACCTGAGCAACAAAAGGCAAATGGCATTAAGTTAATTAACAGCGTGAAGTTGTTCTCACATTTGGCAAACATCGGAGACAGCAAATCGCTGATCATTCATCCGAGTAGTACGACGCATCAGCAGTTGTCACTTGAAGAACAGCAGTCGACCGGTGTCACGCCTGACTTTGTTCGAATCTCTGTGGGGACTGAAGATATTGATGATATTATTCGTGATTTAAAACAGGCTCTCGATCAAGTTTAAGCGTCTCTGAGCCGAGCGATGATGTTTTTGAACCGCACAACAAAAAAGTTGTGCGGTTTTTTTTTGAAAATCGGGATGCCGGAGGGCTACCAAACTATGGCAAGTTGCGTTTGTCTTGGACTCAAATATCTTCAAATACGTGATATTACTCATGTTTTCTTGGGTTTTCTTGCTGTTGGCAATTGAGGCAAATCGGGAAGAGCTTACCGCTTGGGGAATGAAATCGATGTAGCAAAATTCTTTACGGACTGACCCCACCGGACGTCCGAAACTAAATATGTCGCTGGCATCAACCTGTTTTTTGATGACTGTTGCCAAGTGGACGGAGTTGTTTGTTTCACGAAGCTGAACCGAGATCCTGCAATCTGTGGGGAAAAGTTTCTCTGACAGGAAAACTTTCACCAGTCTTACCAAGTTAACAAGACGGTAAAGTCGAAAACCTGTCGGGTCAGAAACTGGACCTTCTTTCCGGACCATCACCAGACTTCCAATGACGTACTTCGAATGCAGTGAGTTTTATTGCTGCTTGTTCCACCTAGAAGATTGACGACTGAGATTTTGAAAGGTTTGAAACGACGTGAGTTTTGTATTGACGATTTCTGAAATTTCCAGCTTTCCACGAGTGTGTGCACATGCGGTTGGACAAGTGTGTCGGACTGCCGGAAAAAACGTGAATCGTCATAATCGGAACAATCGTTACAACAAGCCTGAGATTGAGTTTGACTTGGTAACTGAACAATTTCGGTAAGTGTCTGCGTGAGTCACTGCCGAAATAAAGTAGCAGGTTTGCCTGTAATTTCCGTGTCGAGTGAAGCGTTCTCTGACTGATCCTTTCGGGAATGTCCCCGAAGTCATATTACGATTCGCGACGCTGTCCTCAGAAAAGAGTTCGAGGAGTTTTGCTATGAAAAAGACTATCTGTTTCGCTGCTGCTATGATGTTGTGTTGTATGAGCTTCGCCGACGCTGAAGCTGGTCTGTTCAAAGGTCGCCTCTTGAAGAAATGCCAGAGCTACGTCAGCTGCTGTGCACCTTCTTGCTGCTGCCCAACTGACTGCTGTGTCGATGATTGCTGCGTTCCTACTTGCTGCTGCCCAGACGAGTGCTGCGATGATTGCTGCCCAACTTGCTGTGCTCCAAGCTGCTGCTGCCCAGACGATTGCTGCGATGATTGCTGCGAAGTAACCTGCTGTGCTCCAACTTGCTGCTGCCCAGACGATTGCTGCGATGATTGCTGCCCATCATGCTGTGCACCTAAGTGCTGCGTTCCTTCATGCTGCTGCCCAGACGATTGCTGCGACGACGGTTGCTGCCCATCATGCTGTGCTCCAAGCTGCTGTGCACCACACTGCTGCAACTAGTTTGAACGCAGTCTCAAGACTGCTGATAACAACGCAACTTAATGTTGCTTGAATTCTGAAGGTGAAGAAAGTCCCCTCTTTCTTCACCTTCTTTTTTTATTGGCACCCTGCAATTCAATGGATCTGCTT from Rubinisphaera italica includes the following:
- a CDS encoding O-acetylhomoserine aminocarboxypropyltransferase/cysteine synthase family protein, which produces MSEEVTYNPDTLCLHAGQVPDPATNSRAVPIYMTSSYVFDDTDHAARLFGLQEFGNIYTRLMNPTCDVLEKRLAALEGGSGALALASGSSAVTYSILNIMGQGKNVVSSSSLYGGTYNLFHYTLPKMGIDCKFVDQNDPESFRSAIDENTRAIFLETIGNPRADVPDFEAIAAIAHEAGIPLIVDNTTASPYLCQPFKWGADIVVHSCTKFIGGHGTSIGGILIEKGGFPWDNGKFPELTEPEPSYHGMKFFETFGPMNLAYILKARTQILRDTGAAMSPFNAFQFLQGLETLHLRMPRHSENAQKVAEFLADHPKVSWVNHTGLPTHPSYELGRKYLPKGSSAVFGFGIAGDTPEQQKANGIKLINSVKLFSHLANIGDSKSLIIHPSSTTHQQLSLEEQQSTGVTPDFVRISVGTEDIDDIIRDLKQALDQV